In Thermanaeromonas sp. C210, the following proteins share a genomic window:
- a CDS encoding zinc-dependent alcohol dehydrogenase: MALKSRSIVLEGPKRMVLKEFPLPKIGPDEFLLKVEMVGICGGDPIEYEGRNKKTRFPLILGHEVVGRIAEIGHKAAEYYGVKVGDRVTVEPYIICGKCYYCLNGLYQFCQNSRVYGVNVSCDTPPHLWGAYSEYLYGAPGARVHLIKPEIPAEAACMSAVLGNGVRWVRRLGGVRFGEAVVILGPGAQGLASVIAAKEAGAHPIIVVGKTRNPRKWELAREYGADYNIDITVQDPIAAVSNITNKGMAEVVIETTGAAHMMELALELARPAGRVIMVGTCGFEQNPLTTDLIVFKELRVIGGLGQSWDTETAVSIINSRKYAVEKMVTHVYPLNQAEEALKFYMNNTGEAIRVAIKP, translated from the coding sequence ATGGCCCTCAAGAGTAGGTCTATAGTATTAGAAGGACCTAAGAGAATGGTTCTTAAAGAATTCCCTCTACCTAAGATTGGACCAGATGAGTTTCTGTTGAAAGTGGAAATGGTGGGTATTTGTGGAGGCGATCCCATAGAGTACGAGGGTCGTAATAAAAAGACACGATTTCCTCTTATCCTGGGACACGAGGTTGTAGGCCGCATAGCTGAGATCGGTCACAAGGCAGCCGAGTATTATGGTGTTAAGGTAGGGGACAGGGTGACAGTAGAGCCCTATATAATTTGTGGGAAATGCTATTATTGCCTCAATGGTCTGTACCAGTTTTGCCAGAATTCGCGGGTTTATGGTGTGAACGTCAGTTGCGACACCCCTCCTCATTTATGGGGAGCATATAGTGAGTATCTGTACGGAGCCCCGGGAGCAAGAGTACACCTCATCAAACCCGAGATACCTGCAGAGGCGGCATGTATGTCTGCGGTTTTGGGCAATGGTGTCCGCTGGGTTCGCAGGCTGGGAGGAGTTCGTTTCGGAGAAGCGGTGGTGATTCTGGGCCCCGGCGCGCAAGGTCTGGCTTCAGTCATTGCTGCTAAAGAGGCTGGTGCCCATCCCATTATTGTGGTCGGGAAAACGCGAAATCCGCGCAAATGGGAACTGGCACGGGAATACGGCGCGGACTATAACATTGATATTACGGTTCAAGACCCCATTGCGGCAGTTAGTAATATAACTAACAAAGGGATGGCCGAAGTGGTAATAGAGACAACGGGTGCGGCTCATATGATGGAGCTAGCTCTAGAGTTGGCCCGACCTGCTGGGAGGGTAATAATGGTTGGAACTTGTGGTTTTGAACAAAATCCCCTCACAACGGATCTAATTGTCTTTAAAGAATTACGGGTCATAGGCGGCTTGGGACAGTCCTGGGACACAGAAACAGCTGTTAGTATTATCAACTCGAGGAAATACGCCGTTGAAAAGATGGTAACGCACGTTTATCCACTTAATCAGGCAGAAGAAGCTTTGAAGTTCTATATGAACAACACAGGTGAAGCCATAAGAGTAGCGATAAAACCATGA
- a CDS encoding energy-coupling factor ABC transporter ATP-binding protein, whose translation MSDTIVEVRNLSFRYMASDEWVLKDINLTINRGEFVGIIGPSGAGKTTLCYCLKGLIPHTISGKMRGEINICGMNTKKCTPAQLSERVAMVLQDPEAQIIGLTVIEDLAFGPENLEWPRERILAKASPLLQKVRLTGLENRETYSLSGGQKQRLAIAGALMMEPELLILDEPTSELDPVGREEVFATIRRLRDEKSITVIVVEQAVEELVEVCDRLIIMRAGEVIGDDTPGQLFQRKDIFARDNEGEIPVPQVVELLHMLEEAGHIALNSVTPYEKEALGVLSTLLERC comes from the coding sequence ATGAGTGATACAATCGTTGAGGTCAGGAATTTATCCTTTCGTTATATGGCTAGCGATGAATGGGTGTTAAAGGATATTAATTTAACTATAAATCGGGGAGAATTTGTGGGAATTATAGGACCTTCTGGGGCAGGCAAGACTACTCTTTGTTACTGTTTAAAAGGGCTCATTCCGCATACAATTAGCGGTAAAATGCGAGGAGAAATAAACATATGCGGTATGAATACCAAGAAATGCACACCCGCACAACTATCCGAAAGGGTAGCTATGGTATTGCAAGATCCTGAGGCGCAAATAATTGGGTTGACAGTAATTGAAGATCTAGCCTTCGGACCGGAGAACCTGGAGTGGCCGCGCGAACGAATACTGGCTAAAGCAAGTCCTTTGTTACAAAAAGTGCGGCTGACCGGACTGGAGAATCGCGAAACTTATAGCCTATCTGGTGGTCAAAAACAGCGTCTGGCAATAGCAGGCGCTCTCATGATGGAACCTGAGCTTTTAATCTTGGATGAACCTACGTCAGAATTGGACCCTGTGGGGAGAGAAGAAGTATTTGCTACTATCAGACGTTTGCGAGACGAAAAAAGCATAACGGTCATAGTAGTCGAGCAGGCCGTAGAGGAGCTCGTTGAGGTGTGTGACCGTCTGATCATTATGAGGGCTGGTGAAGTGATTGGCGACGATACGCCTGGGCAACTATTCCAAAGGAAGGATATTTTTGCTCGTGATAACGAAGGCGAAATTCCGGTGCCTCAGGTAGTAGAGCTGTTGCATATGTTGGAGGAAGCAGGCCATATAGCTTTGAATTCAGTGACACCTTACGAGAAAGAAGCTCTTGGGGTACTCAGTACCCTTCTTGAGAGGTGCTAA
- a CDS encoding energy-coupling factor ABC transporter ATP-binding protein — protein sequence MESTVIKTEKLFFKYPNSRDYALIDVNLTVKQGDFLAIIGQNGAGKTTLTKHFNGLYKPTEGNVFIMGKDIRGMPTTEIIKLVGYCYQNPDHQLFCRTVYEEVAYGPRNLGLAPDKIDRNVSEALKVTELEDKKDRYPFTLGRGERQRLAIASVIAMGSPILIVDEPTTGLDKRGARKIMDLLKSWNQQGHTVIVITHDMAIVAAYVPRTVVMSNGRVIADGPTREILREKALLDAAFIKQPQILRLARELAPWGVPDDVLTSQEMYEALLTLCKTC from the coding sequence ATGGAAAGCACGGTTATTAAGACCGAAAAACTTTTTTTTAAGTATCCCAACTCCAGAGATTATGCACTAATAGATGTTAACCTAACAGTTAAGCAGGGAGATTTCCTCGCCATTATCGGGCAAAACGGTGCTGGTAAAACCACACTAACCAAGCACTTTAACGGCTTGTATAAGCCAACAGAAGGCAATGTGTTCATAATGGGTAAAGACATACGTGGAATGCCTACTACCGAGATCATTAAGTTGGTGGGTTATTGCTACCAAAATCCTGATCACCAACTATTCTGTCGCACCGTATACGAGGAGGTAGCTTACGGACCTCGAAACTTGGGCTTGGCACCAGACAAAATTGACCGGAATGTGTCTGAAGCGTTAAAGGTTACTGAGCTAGAGGATAAGAAAGATCGCTATCCTTTTACTCTCGGTAGAGGCGAACGCCAAAGGTTGGCCATAGCCTCAGTTATTGCCATGGGTTCTCCAATCTTGATAGTAGACGAGCCTACGACGGGATTGGATAAACGGGGTGCCAGAAAAATAATGGATCTCCTTAAAAGTTGGAATCAGCAGGGTCATACGGTAATAGTGATTACCCATGATATGGCTATAGTAGCCGCGTACGTTCCCCGAACTGTAGTAATGTCCAATGGTAGAGTGATAGCTGACGGACCGACAAGGGAAATCTTAAGAGAGAAGGCTCTTCTAGATGCAGCCTTTATCAAGCAGCCCCAGATATTGCGTTTGGCTCGTGAGCTTGCTCCGTGGGGCGTACCAGATGACGTTCTGACCTCGCAAGAAATGTATGAGGCGCTCCTAACACTGTGTAAAACATGTTGA
- a CDS encoding energy-coupling factor transporter transmembrane component T family protein, translating into MPVGYSIYIEKDSYIHNNLDPRTKLVWLVSMFLLSLLFNHPVPLAIFLLLVIGMGLLARLELRALVPFLLASVWFLLLGVLIWPFYIKQGAVAFHVFEYEITWDGILFGLAMGLRVALMVTAAAVWMMTTSPQKMMLGLLRMGLPYKAGMALSSAIRFVPLINAERLTISEAQRARGLDLERGSSFSKAIKYVGVIGPLLLRSFGLTQSLAVAMDCRGFGARPRRTSIFEIGFQEVDKWVMFICLLALVGGIICRILGIGILVKGYL; encoded by the coding sequence ATGCCTGTAGGGTACAGCATTTATATCGAAAAGGATTCCTACATCCATAATAATCTAGATCCGCGTACCAAGTTGGTTTGGCTAGTAAGTATGTTTCTTTTGAGCCTGCTTTTTAATCACCCTGTACCCCTGGCTATATTTTTGCTCCTAGTCATAGGAATGGGGTTGCTGGCCCGTTTAGAGCTAAGAGCTCTAGTTCCCTTTTTGCTAGCGTCGGTATGGTTTCTTCTACTGGGGGTACTTATCTGGCCCTTTTATATCAAACAAGGTGCCGTTGCCTTTCACGTATTTGAGTATGAAATTACATGGGACGGAATTCTCTTCGGCCTTGCTATGGGCCTAAGGGTGGCCCTTATGGTGACGGCGGCGGCTGTTTGGATGATGACGACTTCTCCACAAAAAATGATGCTAGGGCTGTTAAGGATGGGTTTGCCTTATAAAGCGGGGATGGCCTTATCATCGGCGATACGGTTTGTACCCCTGATTAATGCTGAAAGGTTAACCATTAGTGAGGCCCAAAGAGCAAGAGGACTTGATCTGGAAAGGGGTTCATCCTTCTCAAAGGCAATTAAGTATGTAGGTGTCATAGGCCCACTCCTACTTCGTAGTTTTGGTCTGACCCAATCCCTGGCCGTTGCTATGGATTGCCGAGGATTTGGTGCAAGACCAAGGAGGACAAGTATCTTTGAAATAGGTTTTCAGGAGGTTGATAAATGGGTTATGTTTATTTGCTTATTAGCACTGGTAGGGGGAATTATATGCAGGATATTAGGCATCGGTATACTGGTAAAGGGTTACCTGTAA
- a CDS encoding carbohydrate kinase family protein — MDTNLFRGRTVFIGHLTLDDVVLPDGRTYFDSPGGAALYAAAGAILWCSETRGVGLVARIGHDYNNAIISRLKDLGLDLTGIVRTDDATIHIWALYDRKGYRYFIPQIGGGRYEQLAPRPEDIPVTFLKEAVGFHVAPMPLPSQEQIIEKLGSTGKVILLDPHHEWVEPRHWERWRRILRTIDVFLPSEDELAGLMGLDGRLESIEHYKVHLQELAGMGPRIVALKLGERGVLLYDADKGAFCHVPSAAEKVVDVTGAGDAFCGGFLEGLVETNDPITAALYGTVSASVALEDFGAISILQYDREIIRKRLAKLKEMLAAAGC, encoded by the coding sequence TTGGACACGAATCTTTTTCGGGGGAGGACGGTTTTTATCGGGCATCTCACCCTGGACGACGTCGTCCTGCCGGATGGACGCACGTACTTTGATAGCCCTGGTGGTGCGGCGCTTTATGCAGCCGCAGGCGCTATTCTATGGTGCAGTGAGACTCGAGGGGTGGGACTCGTAGCACGGATCGGCCACGATTATAATAATGCCATTATTAGTAGACTCAAAGATCTTGGTCTGGACCTTACCGGCATAGTTAGAACAGATGATGCAACTATTCATATCTGGGCTCTATATGACCGAAAAGGGTACCGCTACTTCATACCCCAAATAGGTGGAGGAAGATATGAACAATTGGCTCCAAGACCAGAAGATATACCGGTTACATTTTTGAAAGAAGCGGTTGGTTTCCATGTGGCTCCGATGCCCCTGCCATCCCAGGAACAAATAATAGAAAAACTAGGCAGCACTGGTAAGGTGATTTTACTTGATCCTCACCACGAATGGGTTGAGCCTAGGCACTGGGAGCGCTGGCGAAGAATATTGCGCACCATTGATGTCTTTTTGCCCAGTGAGGATGAATTAGCGGGCCTTATGGGGCTTGACGGGCGACTCGAATCCATTGAGCACTATAAGGTGCACTTGCAAGAGTTGGCTGGTATGGGACCTCGGATTGTTGCATTGAAACTGGGGGAAAGAGGTGTGCTACTTTATGATGCAGATAAAGGCGCGTTCTGCCACGTCCCCAGCGCTGCTGAAAAAGTGGTGGATGTTACAGGTGCAGGAGATGCTTTTTGCGGGGGGTTTTTAGAAGGGCTGGTTGAAACAAATGATCCCATAACGGCGGCACTTTATGGAACTGTTTCGGCATCTGTGGCATTGGAGGATTTTGGAGCAATTTCGATATTACAGTATGATCGAGAAATTATTCGCAAGCGTCTAGCAAAGTTGAAAGAGATGTTGGCCGCTGCAGGCTGTTAG
- a CDS encoding SIS domain-containing protein, with the protein MVNSALELMLKEIREQTELLVSGVADLEQQINKILEAPDWVRPEKIYIVGCGDSFYAGLACQQVFVRYTGVETQVWQALEFSRYIYSSVNPRSVVLAVSNSGEVARTVECVVRANRQGARTIGITRNTRSRLAEQSKSVVEVKIPSVVGVLPGTRSYLGSLVALAAFALTLGERLGAITPTEKHELKAYLKDLAAPMRATIEANYITIGEYIHSEEVDIYHILGSGPNYGTAQFGTMKLLEAAGFVSIPQGIEEWAHAQYFVTRPGTHVIVLAPKGCSHDRSLEIMPAVKTVGGKVIAVAEEDDEEVKQHADFVWGITGIRNIREEFSPFLYSVPLELLAYHIAVKYNTVPLDFEGKPWKREENFRQIFHSRIVE; encoded by the coding sequence ATGGTTAATTCCGCCCTGGAGCTTATGCTAAAAGAAATTAGAGAGCAAACAGAACTCCTGGTGTCCGGAGTGGCGGACTTGGAGCAACAAATTAATAAAATTTTGGAGGCACCTGATTGGGTTAGACCTGAAAAAATCTATATTGTGGGGTGTGGCGACTCGTTTTATGCTGGACTGGCGTGCCAACAGGTTTTTGTAAGGTATACTGGAGTCGAAACGCAGGTTTGGCAAGCCTTGGAGTTCTCGCGTTATATCTACTCCAGTGTCAATCCTAGAAGCGTAGTGCTAGCAGTGTCCAATTCCGGCGAAGTGGCACGGACGGTGGAGTGTGTTGTTCGCGCAAATAGGCAAGGGGCGAGGACGATTGGCATAACACGAAACACACGAAGCAGGCTGGCTGAACAATCGAAAAGCGTAGTGGAGGTTAAGATACCGTCGGTTGTAGGGGTGCTGCCTGGCACTCGTTCGTACCTGGGCTCACTGGTGGCTCTCGCAGCCTTTGCTTTGACCCTTGGAGAAAGGTTGGGTGCAATCACTCCAACAGAAAAACATGAGCTGAAAGCTTACCTTAAAGACTTAGCTGCTCCGATGCGGGCTACAATCGAGGCCAATTACATTACAATAGGTGAATATATACACAGCGAGGAAGTGGATATTTACCATATTCTCGGTAGCGGACCCAACTACGGTACAGCACAATTTGGAACAATGAAGCTTCTGGAGGCGGCTGGATTTGTAAGTATACCCCAGGGTATAGAGGAGTGGGCTCATGCGCAGTATTTTGTAACGCGGCCAGGTACGCACGTTATCGTCCTCGCTCCTAAGGGCTGCTCACACGACCGCTCGCTAGAGATCATGCCGGCGGTTAAGACCGTTGGAGGGAAAGTGATCGCTGTGGCCGAAGAGGATGATGAAGAGGTTAAACAGCATGCGGATTTTGTCTGGGGTATTACCGGAATCCGGAATATTAGAGAGGAATTCAGCCCGTTCCTCTATTCAGTGCCCCTGGAGCTCTTGGCCTACCATATTGCTGTTAAGTATAACACTGTGCCCTTAGACTTTGAGGGGAAGCCGTGGAAACGCGAAGAGAATTTTAGACAGATCTTCCATTCGCGCATTGTTGAATAG
- a CDS encoding BtpA/SgcQ family protein: protein MANTGGRRKTVIGMVGLKALPGTYMYQGESVEEIKKLAVEDAIKLCSAGFDGIIIQNVNDLPGKRKVGPEIVAYMASIGQAIRTEVGRNCLLGVSVLKNDGEAGVAIAHAIEADFVRLKVYVGAMVSAEGLIEGCMEEVLEMKKRIGAQVELWADVLDRTGRPLTQVTVEEMAEQAFTKGGADAVIVTGRSFEETLKWIETTRRSVPGRRILVGGGCTPNNVGAALEYADGIIVGTYLKRDGCIYNSVDDSRVLRFMKAVTAARDAK from the coding sequence ATGGCAAACACCGGTGGGAGACGTAAAACTGTTATAGGAATGGTAGGTCTTAAAGCGCTTCCCGGTACCTATATGTACCAAGGTGAAAGTGTTGAGGAGATCAAGAAGCTTGCTGTAGAGGATGCAATAAAGCTGTGCTCTGCCGGCTTTGATGGCATAATTATTCAAAACGTGAATGATCTACCTGGAAAGCGGAAAGTTGGTCCAGAGATAGTGGCGTATATGGCGTCTATAGGCCAGGCAATACGCACAGAGGTGGGGCGCAATTGTCTTTTGGGTGTGAGCGTACTAAAAAACGACGGCGAAGCCGGCGTTGCCATAGCCCATGCTATAGAGGCGGATTTTGTAAGGCTTAAGGTTTATGTTGGAGCTATGGTTAGCGCAGAAGGGCTCATCGAGGGATGCATGGAAGAAGTGCTTGAGATGAAAAAGCGCATAGGAGCGCAGGTTGAACTATGGGCAGATGTACTTGATCGTACTGGCCGGCCATTAACCCAGGTTACGGTTGAGGAGATGGCAGAGCAAGCCTTTACCAAGGGGGGAGCCGATGCAGTGATTGTGACAGGTCGAAGTTTTGAGGAGACCTTGAAGTGGATCGAAACGACGCGCAGGAGCGTACCGGGTCGGCGGATACTAGTGGGAGGAGGGTGTACGCCGAATAATGTTGGAGCGGCATTGGAGTACGCCGATGGGATAATTGTGGGAACCTATTTGAAGAGAGATGGTTGCATATATAACAGCGTGGATGACAGTCGGGTGCTAAGGTTCATGAAAGCTGTTACTGCTGCCAGGGATGCCAAATAA
- the deoC gene encoding deoxyribose-phosphate aldolase: protein MTRNELAALIDHTLLKPTATLPDIKRLCEEARQFHFAAVCVNPCYVRIASQELADTPVKVCTVIGFPLGATSSLMKAMEAEVAIADGAQELDMVMNIGAFKHGDLKIVEKEIRQVTEVSEGRALVKVILETGYLSREEIVTACRVAQEAGAQFVKTSTGFGPRGATVEDIVIMREAVGQSLGIKASGGIREYEVAIRMVEAGANRLGTSAGVALVSWEG, encoded by the coding sequence CTGACTAGGAATGAGCTGGCAGCTCTAATAGACCACACCTTGCTGAAACCTACCGCTACGCTACCAGACATTAAGCGCCTTTGCGAGGAAGCACGGCAATTCCATTTTGCCGCTGTTTGTGTGAATCCTTGCTATGTGCGGATAGCCTCACAGGAATTAGCAGATACGCCTGTGAAAGTTTGCACAGTCATCGGTTTTCCGTTAGGAGCAACAAGTTCATTAATGAAGGCAATGGAGGCGGAAGTCGCTATTGCTGACGGTGCTCAAGAACTTGATATGGTCATGAATATAGGTGCTTTTAAGCATGGTGATCTTAAGATAGTTGAGAAAGAAATAAGGCAGGTAACGGAGGTGAGTGAAGGCCGCGCTTTAGTCAAAGTGATCTTGGAGACGGGATATCTGAGCCGAGAGGAGATTGTCACTGCATGCCGCGTGGCGCAGGAAGCTGGTGCACAATTTGTGAAGACCTCAACAGGTTTTGGCCCCAGGGGAGCTACAGTAGAGGATATTGTTATTATGCGGGAGGCAGTTGGTCAATCTTTGGGGATCAAGGCTTCCGGTGGAATTCGGGAATATGAAGTTGCTATCAGAATGGTTGAGGCCGGTGCGAACCGTTTGGGTACGAGCGCAGGGGTAGCGTTAGTATCATGGGAAGGGTGA
- a CDS encoding SDR family NAD(P)-dependent oxidoreductase — protein sequence MRLKNKVAVVTGGSSGIGRAIAIKFAEEGAKVAIFDVQRESRLESEKPCTVEAIETMGGEALYVKTDVSRTEEVERAVDQVLSEYQRIDILVNSAGIFIRDPITEVSDDEWDQVIRVNLYGCFYMCRTVIPHMVKSGYGKIVNIASIHGLLGTGNATAYCASKGALINLTRQLAVDYAKKGIRVNTIAPGTIVTAMSKPFRETPEIMKEYLTRTLLPRLGTPEDVAYAALYLASSESDWVTGHCLVVDGGWTAW from the coding sequence ATGCGGCTCAAGAACAAAGTGGCGGTTGTGACTGGCGGGAGTTCAGGGATTGGCAGGGCCATTGCGATCAAATTCGCTGAAGAGGGGGCTAAAGTTGCAATTTTTGATGTTCAACGGGAATCCCGCCTTGAAAGCGAAAAACCCTGCACAGTAGAGGCAATCGAAACTATGGGTGGTGAGGCACTATACGTAAAAACCGACGTGAGCCGGACGGAAGAAGTAGAACGTGCGGTAGACCAGGTGTTGTCGGAATACCAACGGATTGATATACTTGTAAACTCAGCAGGCATTTTCATTCGGGATCCTATTACTGAGGTTTCAGATGATGAGTGGGACCAAGTGATAAGAGTAAATCTATACGGGTGCTTTTATATGTGCCGCACCGTAATTCCGCATATGGTTAAGTCTGGATATGGCAAAATTGTCAATATTGCGTCTATACACGGCCTCCTTGGCACTGGGAATGCAACGGCCTATTGTGCCTCGAAAGGAGCCCTAATAAATTTGACGAGGCAGTTGGCTGTCGATTACGCCAAGAAAGGCATAAGAGTAAATACAATAGCACCAGGAACAATTGTAACCGCAATGTCCAAGCCCTTCAGGGAGACGCCTGAGATTATGAAGGAGTACTTGACGCGCACGTTGCTTCCCCGTTTGGGGACACCCGAGGATGTAGCGTATGCTGCCTTGTACCTTGCTTCCTCGGAGTCGGACTGGGTTACGGGTCACTGCTTAGTGGTGGACGGTGGTTGGACTGCTTGGTAA
- the fdrA gene encoding acyl-CoA synthetase FdrA, with amino-acid sequence MIIKALVKPAYYQDSVALMWISRRVHACAGVHKAAVMMATPQNKDIMREAGLFTEAVARAGPGDMVIVVSAETEEAAAGALREAEQWLAKPVGEEKNSTTSSQYRHLAAGIRSLPGADVAVISVPGVYAAAESLKALKNGLHVFLFSDNVSLEDEIQLKRLAHQRGLLLMGPDCGTAFIGGVPLGFANAVRRGGIGIVGASGTGMQEIMCLVDRWGGGISHAFGTGSRDLSMGVGGITTLDALEILARDEQTKVVVLVSKPPAPQVAEKILRRVGGMGKPVVLCLLGNNNTTSRRGVYMARTLEDAARLAVVLERGEAPGTDTVEGSVPTLSLDITGGYLRGLFSGGTLAEEALLILRACIGRVYSNLPEGETLADPNFSKENTIVDMGSDEFTVGRPHPMIDFSYRLERFQREVADPRVSVILMDVVLGFGSHPDPAAELVPPISEAIKEARRTNRDLNIVLNVVGTDADPQDYTAQVTRLKTAGALVAPTNAQAALMAAKLLSSGRGKLELEVNKQ; translated from the coding sequence TTGATTATTAAGGCTTTGGTAAAACCGGCATACTATCAAGATTCGGTGGCGTTAATGTGGATTTCGAGACGGGTCCATGCTTGCGCGGGTGTGCACAAGGCAGCGGTCATGATGGCGACACCACAGAATAAGGATATAATGCGGGAAGCCGGACTATTTACTGAGGCGGTCGCAAGAGCGGGGCCGGGCGACATGGTTATAGTGGTCAGCGCAGAAACTGAGGAGGCGGCTGCTGGGGCGCTGAGGGAGGCGGAGCAATGGCTGGCAAAGCCGGTAGGAGAGGAGAAAAACAGTACCACGTCCTCTCAGTACCGTCACTTAGCTGCCGGCATCCGTAGCTTGCCTGGTGCTGACGTAGCTGTAATTTCCGTACCTGGTGTTTATGCAGCAGCTGAATCTCTAAAGGCTTTGAAAAACGGACTCCATGTGTTCCTGTTCAGTGATAATGTTTCGCTGGAAGATGAAATCCAACTAAAAAGGCTGGCCCATCAGCGAGGACTGCTGCTTATGGGACCCGATTGTGGCACGGCGTTTATTGGCGGGGTGCCCCTGGGTTTTGCCAATGCGGTACGGCGGGGGGGCATAGGTATAGTGGGCGCTTCGGGTACCGGCATGCAGGAGATAATGTGTCTGGTTGACAGGTGGGGCGGTGGCATATCCCACGCCTTTGGTACTGGAAGCCGCGATCTGTCCATGGGGGTCGGCGGGATAACCACCCTAGACGCCCTGGAAATTCTAGCCAGAGATGAACAGACAAAGGTCGTAGTCCTGGTGTCCAAACCCCCGGCGCCACAAGTTGCCGAAAAGATACTCCGCCGGGTCGGCGGCATGGGCAAGCCGGTAGTCCTATGCCTGCTTGGCAATAATAATACAACTTCCCGGCGGGGGGTGTATATGGCCAGAACACTCGAGGATGCTGCTCGCCTAGCAGTAGTCCTTGAACGAGGAGAGGCGCCTGGGACTGATACCGTTGAAGGGAGTGTTCCGACCTTATCCCTGGACATAACGGGGGGCTATTTGCGAGGTCTTTTCTCGGGTGGTACCCTTGCAGAAGAGGCCTTACTCATCCTTCGCGCTTGCATCGGACGCGTTTACTCTAACCTTCCTGAAGGGGAGACGCTGGCAGACCCAAACTTCAGCAAGGAAAACACTATTGTTGATATGGGAAGTGATGAGTTTACCGTAGGCAGGCCGCATCCCATGATTGACTTTTCCTACCGCCTGGAGAGATTCCAGCGGGAGGTAGCTGACCCCAGAGTAAGCGTTATCCTAATGGATGTGGTATTGGGATTCGGTTCCCACCCGGACCCGGCAGCCGAACTTGTTCCCCCCATTAGTGAAGCGATCAAGGAGGCACGACGCACTAACCGTGACCTTAATATCGTGCTCAATGTGGTGGGTACTGATGCCGATCCTCAGGACTATACCGCGCAGGTGACCAGACTGAAGACGGCCGGAGCTCTGGTGGCGCCTACTAACGCTCAAGCAGCCCTCATGGCGGCGAAATTGCTTAGTTCAGGTAGAGGTAAGCTGGAGTTGGAGGTTAACAAACAATGA